The following proteins are encoded in a genomic region of Micrococcaceae bacterium Sec5.8:
- a CDS encoding NAD(P)-dependent oxidoreductase — translation MTLSNDASGTAPHSPQAGPYRAAGTLSGRTILMSGGSRGIGLAIAVRAARDGANIVLMAKTGQPHAKLEGTVYSAAEQIEAAGGQALPLVGDVRNDADVAGAVAAAVERFGGIDIVINNASAIDLSKTDAVDMKRYDLMQDINVRGTFLLAKLALPALRASEAGQILTLSPPLNLDPKWAGMHLAYTMAKYGMSLTTLGLAEELKIDGINVNSLWPCTLINTAAIRNMPGGDKIIQGARGPEIMADAAHAVLTSSNAIPESGSWSGNFYTDEQVLAAAGVTDFTAYSLGAPEDRLIPDIFL, via the coding sequence ATGACTTTGAGCAATGATGCTTCCGGCACCGCCCCGCACTCCCCGCAGGCAGGGCCGTACCGGGCCGCCGGTACCCTCTCCGGCCGCACCATCCTTATGTCCGGGGGAAGCCGGGGCATTGGCCTCGCCATCGCCGTCCGCGCGGCGCGCGACGGCGCCAACATCGTCCTGATGGCCAAGACCGGCCAGCCGCACGCCAAGCTCGAAGGCACCGTCTACTCGGCCGCCGAACAGATCGAGGCTGCCGGCGGGCAGGCGCTGCCGCTGGTGGGCGATGTCCGCAACGACGCCGACGTCGCCGGCGCCGTGGCTGCCGCCGTCGAACGGTTCGGCGGCATTGACATTGTTATCAACAATGCCTCCGCCATCGATTTGTCCAAGACCGACGCCGTGGACATGAAGCGCTACGACCTGATGCAGGACATCAACGTCCGCGGCACCTTCCTGCTCGCCAAGCTCGCCCTGCCCGCACTCCGCGCCTCCGAGGCCGGCCAGATCCTCACGCTGTCCCCGCCGCTGAACCTGGACCCCAAGTGGGCCGGGATGCACCTGGCCTACACCATGGCGAAATACGGCATGAGCCTGACCACCCTGGGCCTCGCCGAGGAGCTCAAGATTGACGGCATCAACGTAAACTCCCTGTGGCCGTGCACCCTGATCAACACGGCAGCCATCCGCAACATGCCCGGCGGCGACAAGATCATCCAGGGCGCCCGCGGCCCCGAGATCATGGCCGACGCGGCGCACGCCGTCCTCACCAGCAGCAACGCGATCCCCGAATCCGGCAGCTGGAGCGGCAACTTCTACACCGACGAACAAGTGCTTGCCGCGGCCGGCGTCACGGACTTCACCGCGTACAGCCTGGGCGCTCCGGAAGACCGGCTGATCCCTGACATCTTCCTCTGA
- a CDS encoding biotin--[acetyl-CoA-carboxylase] ligase, which produces MEAAQEAPDRPPLDVSALSDGAFLSANGIPQLTVVDTTGSTNADLLRGATEDPTAFPDLTVLTAEHQSAARGRLDRRWEAPARSSISVSLVLRPVNADGRPLPTQTYSWLSLLSALALREALLDTAGLPAELKWPNDVLVRGKKIAGILAQLGPMSGGAVPPVVLGTGLNVTLTEAELPVPTATSVLLEHPVTVDRTELLKSYLSRFATLYRSFCNADGDPTAGLAGGASLHNRAEHLMTTLGKQVRAQLPGDSEIIGHATRLDDYGSLLVVDSGGHEHVVTAGDVVHLRPWTPPGEGSAGAESGYA; this is translated from the coding sequence ATGGAAGCCGCGCAGGAAGCCCCGGACCGTCCGCCTTTGGATGTGAGCGCCCTCAGCGATGGGGCGTTCCTTTCCGCCAACGGCATTCCGCAGCTCACGGTGGTGGACACCACCGGATCCACCAACGCGGACCTGCTGCGGGGCGCCACCGAGGATCCCACAGCGTTTCCGGACCTCACCGTGCTGACCGCTGAACACCAGAGCGCCGCCCGCGGCCGCCTGGACCGCCGGTGGGAGGCGCCGGCCCGCAGCTCCATCTCCGTCTCGCTGGTGCTGCGCCCGGTCAACGCCGACGGACGCCCGTTGCCCACCCAGACCTACTCGTGGCTCTCGCTGCTGTCCGCGCTGGCCCTGCGTGAGGCGCTGCTGGACACGGCCGGGCTGCCGGCAGAGCTCAAATGGCCCAACGACGTCCTGGTCCGGGGCAAGAAGATCGCCGGCATCCTCGCCCAGCTCGGACCCATGTCCGGCGGCGCGGTGCCGCCCGTGGTGCTCGGCACCGGTCTGAACGTCACCCTCACCGAAGCGGAACTTCCGGTGCCCACGGCCACCTCCGTCCTGCTCGAACACCCGGTCACGGTGGACCGCACCGAGCTGCTCAAGAGCTACCTGTCCCGGTTCGCCACGCTGTACCGCAGCTTCTGCAACGCCGACGGCGATCCCACGGCCGGGCTGGCCGGCGGCGCCTCACTGCACAACCGGGCCGAACACCTGATGACCACCCTGGGCAAACAAGTCCGCGCCCAGCTCCCCGGCGATTCGGAAATCATCGGCCACGCCACCCGCCTGGATGATTACGGCTCCCTGCTGGTGGTGGACTCCGGCGGCCACGAGCACGTGGTGACCGCCGGCGACGTCGTGCACCTGCGGCCCTGGACACCGCCGGGCGAGGGAAGCGCCGGCGCCGAAAGCGGCTATGCGTAA